From the genome of Vicia villosa cultivar HV-30 ecotype Madison, WI linkage group LG2, Vvil1.0, whole genome shotgun sequence, one region includes:
- the LOC131650969 gene encoding F-box protein SKIP23-like, translating to MWAELPEDMIESISKKLTSSVDYVRYRCVCRSWRLSTPEAPLHLPTQHPWLMISHQSFFDLSTNKIHQLNLAPHSSRRTCIYGSSHGWLVIIDKFISEVRLLNPITLTTVSLPKLNPLDHQNSTVLIKVALSSSPLISSDVFTAFALLHGNEFAVWRKGYESWVVLNWGINFNGVDAIYKNGSFFVVGTKGIIAVFDVDRRKISHIKMSFDIEISPFGFIGLPSVNDHSNLVFLKENMLLVIPKFKSVKNMSGNRVTTIGFKIYEMNGNVCKWEQIHSLGEHSLFIGVKSSSVICSCVADLVGCRPNCIYFTDFTYGAYIYSLSNKSIDLLPGNPHISYSHSVFVEPSPN from the coding sequence ATGTGGGCTGAGTTACCAGAAGACATGATTGAATCAATCTCCAAAAAGCTTACAAGCTCTGTCGATTATGTGAGATACCGATGTGTATGTCGCAGTTGGAGACTCTCTACCCCTGAAGCCCCTCTCCATCTACCAACTCAACACCCATGGCTCATGATTTCTCACCAATCCTTTTTTGACCTCTCAACCAACAAAATCCATCAACTCAATCTCGCTCCACATTCTTCTCGTCGAACGTGTATCTATGGTTCTTCTCATGGGTGGCTTGTCATCATTGACAAGTTCATATCAGAGGTTCGTCTTCTGAACCCTATTACACTCACCACAGTGTCACTTCCTAAATTGAACCCTCTTGATCATCAAAATTCCACGGTTCTTATCAAAGTTGCTTTGTCATCTAGCCCCTTGATTAGCAGCGACGTCTTTACGGCATTTGCCTTGCTTCATGGTAATGAGTTTGCGGTCTGGAGAAAAGGCTATGAATCTTGGGTTGTTCTTAACTGGGGAATAAATTTTAACGGAGTGGACGCTATATACAAAAACGGTTCCTTTTTTGTTGTAGGCACAAAGGGAATCATTGCAGTTTTTGATGTTGACCGTCGTAAGATCTCTCATATTAAGATGTCTTTTGATATTGAGATTTCTCCTTTTGGGTTTATTGGACTTCCCTCTGTGAACGATCATAGCAATTTAGTGTTTTTGAAAGAGAACATGTTGTTGGTTATTCCGAAATTTAAATCTGTTAAGAATATGTCTGGTAATCGTGTTACTACAATTGGGTTTAAGATTTATGAGATGAATGGGAATGTTTGCAAGTGGGAACAAATTCATAGTTTGGGAGAGCACTCTTTGTTTATAGGGGTCAAATCTTCTTCCGTCATTTGTTCTTGTGTTGCTGATTTGGTTGGTTGTCGTCCAAATTGTATCTATTTCACCGACTTTACTTATGGGgcatatatatatagtttatccaATAAGAGCATTGATCTGCTGCCCGGTAATCCACATATATCATATAGTCATTCAGTTTTTGTTGAGCCAAGTCCGAATTAA